One Salvelinus namaycush isolate Seneca chromosome 4, SaNama_1.0, whole genome shotgun sequence genomic window carries:
- the zdhhc6 gene encoding palmitoyltransferase ZDHHC6 isoform X2: MNFLTALVTFENLHEVRRLCHWGPVIALTVIAVCSSMAILDSIIWYWPLDTTGGSFNFIMLINWSVLILYNYFNAMFVGPGYIPLGWKPEKEEDTKYLQFCRMCQGYKAPRSHHCRKCNRCVMKMDHHCPWINNCCGHQNHAYFTSFLLLAPLGCSHAAFIFIMTMYTQLYERISFGWSTVKIDMSAVRRFQPIMPFSVPAFAATLFALGLALGTTIAVGMLFFIQMKVILRNKTSIEAWIEEKAKDRIQYYQTGEEFVFPYDLGRRWENFKQVFTWSGSPEGDGIQWPIHAKCHQHTLTIEQLKQKADKRVRSIQYRVVEDYNGACCPLSKGLNTFFRTPCTEEPRIGLHKGETILATRGTKWWMYGDKVLDDEQTKAGVRLRGWFPRRCVEKCHYDTAVTSAMTSETSSEEKKVK; this comes from the exons ATGAACTTTCTTACAGCCCTCGTGACGTTCGAGAACCTCCATGAGGTCCGGAGGTTGTGTCACTGGGGCCCAGTGATAGCCCTGACGGTCATCGCCGTGTGCTCCTCCATGGCCATATTAGACTCCATTATCTGGTACTGGCCATTGGACACCACGGGAGGGAGCTTCAACTTCATCATGCTCATCAACTGGTCCGTGCTCATTCTCTACAACTACTTCAACGCCATGTTCGTGGGCCCTGGTTACATCCCCCTTGGCTGGAAACCA GAGAAGGAAGAAGACACCAAGTACCTTCAGTTCTGCAGAATGTGCCAAGGCTACAAGGCCCCGAGATCCCACCATTGCCGCAAGTGCAACAG GTGTGTGATGAAGATGGATCACCACTGCCCGTGGATCAACAACTGCTGCGGCCACCAGAACCACGCCTACTTCACCAGTTTCCTGCTGTTGGCGCCTCTCGGCTGCTCGCACGCCGCTTTCATCTTCATCATGACCATGTACACACAGCTCTACGAGAGG ATATCCTTTGGCTGGAGTACCGTGAAGATCGACATGAGCGCCGTCAGACGGTTTCAACCCATCATGCCGTTCAGCGTACCCGCCTTCGCTGCCACTCTCTTTGCCTTAGGGCTGGCACTGGGCACCACCATAGCCGTTGGCATGTTGTTCTTCATACAG ATGAAAGTCATCCTTCGAAACAAGACCTCCATTGAGGCCTGGATCGAGGAAAAG GCCAAAGACAGAATTCAGTACTACCAAACGGGGGAAGAGTTTGTCTTCCCCTACGACCTGGGCCGGCGCTGGGAGAACTTCAAACAGGTGTTCACCTGGTCAGGGAGCCCAGAGGGCGACGGCATCCAGTGGCCCATCCACGCCAAGTGTCACCAGCACACCTTAACC ATTGAGCAACTGAAACAAAAAGCTGACAAGCGGGTGAGAAGT ATTCAGTATCGGGTAGTGGAGGACTACAACGGAGCCTGCTGCCCACTGAGCAAGGGCCTCAACACCTTCTTTAGGACTCCCTGCACCGAGGAGCCCCGCATCGGCCTCCACAAGGGGGAGACCATCCTTGCCACCCGGGGAACCAA ATGGTGGATGTATGGGGACAAAGTGCTGGATGACGAGCAGACTAAAG CTGGAGTTCGCCTGCGGGGTTGGTTTCCCCGCCGGTGCGTAGAAAAGTGCCATTACGACACAGCAGTGACTAGTGCAATGACCAGTGAGACCAGCAGTGAGGAGAAGAAAGTTAAATAA
- the zdhhc6 gene encoding palmitoyltransferase ZDHHC6 isoform X1 — translation MNFLTALVTFENLHEVRRLCHWGPVIALTVIAVCSSMAILDSIIWYWPLDTTGGSFNFIMLINWSVLILYNYFNAMFVGPGYIPLGWKPEKEEDTKYLQFCRMCQGYKAPRSHHCRKCNRCVMKMDHHCPWINNCCGHQNHAYFTSFLLLAPLGCSHAAFIFIMTMYTQLYERISFGWSTVKIDMSAVRRFQPIMPFSVPAFAATLFALGLALGTTIAVGMLFFIQMKVILRNKTSIEAWIEEKAKDRIQYYQTGEEFVFPYDLGRRWENFKQVFTWSGSPEGDGIQWPIHAKCHQHTLTIEQLKQKADKRVRSQIQYRVVEDYNGACCPLSKGLNTFFRTPCTEEPRIGLHKGETILATRGTKWWMYGDKVLDDEQTKAGVRLRGWFPRRCVEKCHYDTAVTSAMTSETSSEEKKVK, via the exons ATGAACTTTCTTACAGCCCTCGTGACGTTCGAGAACCTCCATGAGGTCCGGAGGTTGTGTCACTGGGGCCCAGTGATAGCCCTGACGGTCATCGCCGTGTGCTCCTCCATGGCCATATTAGACTCCATTATCTGGTACTGGCCATTGGACACCACGGGAGGGAGCTTCAACTTCATCATGCTCATCAACTGGTCCGTGCTCATTCTCTACAACTACTTCAACGCCATGTTCGTGGGCCCTGGTTACATCCCCCTTGGCTGGAAACCA GAGAAGGAAGAAGACACCAAGTACCTTCAGTTCTGCAGAATGTGCCAAGGCTACAAGGCCCCGAGATCCCACCATTGCCGCAAGTGCAACAG GTGTGTGATGAAGATGGATCACCACTGCCCGTGGATCAACAACTGCTGCGGCCACCAGAACCACGCCTACTTCACCAGTTTCCTGCTGTTGGCGCCTCTCGGCTGCTCGCACGCCGCTTTCATCTTCATCATGACCATGTACACACAGCTCTACGAGAGG ATATCCTTTGGCTGGAGTACCGTGAAGATCGACATGAGCGCCGTCAGACGGTTTCAACCCATCATGCCGTTCAGCGTACCCGCCTTCGCTGCCACTCTCTTTGCCTTAGGGCTGGCACTGGGCACCACCATAGCCGTTGGCATGTTGTTCTTCATACAG ATGAAAGTCATCCTTCGAAACAAGACCTCCATTGAGGCCTGGATCGAGGAAAAG GCCAAAGACAGAATTCAGTACTACCAAACGGGGGAAGAGTTTGTCTTCCCCTACGACCTGGGCCGGCGCTGGGAGAACTTCAAACAGGTGTTCACCTGGTCAGGGAGCCCAGAGGGCGACGGCATCCAGTGGCCCATCCACGCCAAGTGTCACCAGCACACCTTAACC ATTGAGCAACTGAAACAAAAAGCTGACAAGCGGGTGAGAAGT CAGATTCAGTATCGGGTAGTGGAGGACTACAACGGAGCCTGCTGCCCACTGAGCAAGGGCCTCAACACCTTCTTTAGGACTCCCTGCACCGAGGAGCCCCGCATCGGCCTCCACAAGGGGGAGACCATCCTTGCCACCCGGGGAACCAA ATGGTGGATGTATGGGGACAAAGTGCTGGATGACGAGCAGACTAAAG CTGGAGTTCGCCTGCGGGGTTGGTTTCCCCGCCGGTGCGTAGAAAAGTGCCATTACGACACAGCAGTGACTAGTGCAATGACCAGTGAGACCAGCAGTGAGGAGAAGAAAGTTAAATAA
- the LOC120045798 gene encoding protein FAM171A2 has product MSWGQIVGELQTMLVLTQQVEPVETDSALLKSEQMASHRGDDELHHVVVEQEVQIRVQVFDNSDLSPLAGAAIEVHGNRSVLASSQAGSDGVLRVTFLYHPGTWVIISASKHDYVTNSVPWHASRIPLYASVSLYLLVQRPGTLILYDDIIQVLHGSPGARNQPLVQLQRKSLQLPADSNYTALSAVLTTARSQYEIGGFPYLLGLETNSTGAETGWTDLTALAVVSVQLFDHDGTVIQVSDPVHVSVPLPSDTRTRIATSIPAWLYQPKTGLWVRNGTGYIKKEGTQLIWNVVVPQLGYWVAAFPSSAGVGLGGHSGLRDITTYHTLFLLSILGSLALLVLILLCVLLYYCRRKCLKPRRQQGKPHTALNSSKRDQGTSTSRLNLICGGHVESGPSNDASKSDPSPSRDYQSSREEFAKHVPAHKLRHSKAKGASGPQRGESFPLKVTRATDTNNLDNPLLLQEDYSRNYSPIMEDDKDSDYHIRCHTANDNRGYTSDGGSPPRFLSDKSDKPPEYSAAAADHLARPTSLNTQPGQIIFCHSMDQMKENMYRSMVPTLVIPAHYMRMSSDFSGKEQQQDKEGGMQMGAGQSHHPQQQSQHQQQGGSQGDDSEGQNWNSDPSQGPVRIPVLFNDSTMAQMNGELQGLTEKKLLELGIKQHPRAWFISMDGRANHVRHSYIDVSNDLSSGGIGGGGGGPSCSTIREANLEGPMDGTQDRKAAAIRKGKDERWGTGGRKGGGSKGMSKLAYQEHSEPSSSEGRPVSPEENSLTPLLDEGPSSRGSTIPRRGRSRMNSARSSNSENRRDSMTSPEDDPDSKDENKKSPWQKIEDRPLMVFPPKKL; this is encoded by the exons AGGTCCAGATCAGAGTTCAGGTGTTCGACAACAGTGACCTCTCACCTTTGGCCGGCGCCGCCATAGAGGTTCATGGGAACCGGTCTGTGTTAGCGTCCAGCCAGGCGGGCAGTGATGGCGTGCTTAGGGTGACCTTCCTGTACCACCCGGGGACCTGGGTCATCATCTCAGCGTCCAAACACGACTATGTCACCAACTCCGTCCCCTGGCACGCTAGCCGCATCCCTC TGTATGCATCGGTCAGCTTGTACCTCCTAGTCCAGAGGCCAGGCACCCTCATTCTCTATGATGACATCATCCAGGTGCTGCATGGATCCCCAG GTGCACGGAACCAGCCATTGGTCCAGCTCCAGAGAAAGTCCCTTCAGCTGCCAGCTGATTCCAACTACACAGCACTGTCGGCTGTGCTGACTACTGCCAGAAGCCAGTATGAGATCGGGGGCTTCCCTTACCTCCTGGGCCTGGAAACCAACAGCACAG GGGcagagacaggatggacagactTAACAGCACTGGCGGTGGTCAGCGTTCAGCTCTTTGACCACGATGGGACCGTCATCCAGGTGTCTGACCCGGTTCACGTCTCCGTACCGCTGCCCTCGGATACTCGCACCAGGATCGCCACCAGCATTCCCGCCTGGCTGTACCAGCCCAAGACGG GTCTGTGGGTCAGGAATGGAACTGGCTACATTAAAAAAGAGGGCACACAACTAATCTGGAACGTGGTCGTTCCTCAGTTGGGGTATTGGGTCGCAGCCTTCCCTTCATCTGCAG GCGTGGGTCTGGGGGGTCACTCGGGCCTGAGGGACATCACCACCTACCACACTCTGTTCCTGCTCTCCATCCTGGGCTCGCTGGCACTGCTGGTGCTCATCCTGCTCTGTGTGCTGCTCTACTACTGCAG ACGGAAGTGTCTAAAACCACGGCGACAACAGGGCAAGCCACACACGGCTCTGAACAGCTCCAAGCGCGACCAGGGAACGTCCACTTCCCGCCTCAACCTCATCTGTGGCGGCCATGTTGAATCCGGTCCATCCAATGACGCCAGCAAATCTGACCCCTCCCCCTCACGAGACTACCAGAGCTCGCGAGAGGAGTTCGCCAAGCACGTCCCCGCCCACAAGCTGCGACATTCGAAGGCGAAAGGAGCCTCGGGACCCCAGAGGGGTGAGAGCTTCCCTTTGAAGGTGACCCGCGCCACAGACACCAACAATCTCGACAACCCCCTGCTACTGCAAGAAGACTACTCACGGAACTACAGCCCCATCATGGAGGATGACAAGGACTCGGATTACCACATACGCTGCCACACCGCCAACGACAATCGCGGCTACACCTCAGACGGGGGCTCCCCACCTCGTTTCCTGTCGGACAAGTCAGACAAGCCTCCCGAATACTCTGCGGCCGCCGCCGACCACCTGGCCCGCCCGACATCGCTCAACACGCAACCGGGCCAGATCATCTTCTGCCACTCCATGGACCAGATGAAGGAAAACATGTACCGAAGCATGGTGCCCACCTTGGTCATACCGGCCCACTACATGCGTATGTCCTCAGACTTCTCCGGGAAGGAGCAGCAGCAGGATAAGGAAGGGGGAATGCAGATGGGTGCCGGTCAGTCACACCATCCCCAGCAACAGAGCCAGCACCAGCAGCAGGGCGGCTCCCAAGGGGATGACTCGGAGGGTCAAAACTGGAACTCGGACCCATCCCAGGGCCCTGTGCGGATCCCTGTGCTCTTTAACGACTCCACCATGGCACAGATGAATGGCGAGCTGCAGGGGCTGACTGAGAAGAAGCTCCTGGAGCTGGGCATTAAGCAGCACCCACGCGCCTGGTTCATCTCAATGGACGGCCGCGCCAACCACGTGCGCCATTCTTACATCGACGTGAGCAACGACCTCAGCAGCGGCGGAattggagggggaggtggtggcCCCAGCTGCAGCACAATCCGAGAAGCCAACCTCGAAGGACCCATGGACGGCACCCAAGACCGCAAGGCTGCGGCAATCCGTAAGGGTAAGGACGAACGGTGGGGAACTGGTGGACGGAAGGGTGGTGGCAGTAAGGGCATGTCCAAGCTGGCATACCAGGAGCACAGCGAGCCCAGCAGCAGCGAGGGCCGCCCGGTGTCGCCCGAGGAGAACTCCCTTACCCCACTGCTGGACGAGGGGCCCTCGTCGCGGGGCTCCACCATCCCCCGGAGGGGCCGCAGCCGCATGAACAGCGCGCGCAGCAGCAACAGTGAGAACCGTCGTGACTCCATGACTAGCCCAGAGGACGACCCGGACAGCAAGGACGAGAACAAGAAGAGCCCGTGGCAGAAGATTGAAGACCGGCCTCTCATGGTGTTTCCCCCTAAAAAGTTGTAG